In Fibrobacter sp., a single window of DNA contains:
- a CDS encoding T9SS type A sorting domain-containing protein — translation MERRLNLASLMGLALLLLATTATAANTGSVSGMKFCIKVGNMDYTYLALSQQPSSYTPTTEPSTDGGPDIEETCFDLWYDETKSHTQEAMVDAYSYLTSFISRAHGGLELLTDIDFGGVNSDGSCAITFRPLPNDNGNGFYGNGHTIKNLCLKLDSIPDDYEADLGTTEIGIGFFSKLNSGNVAEVNFENVNIEVNNDAAGRLVVAGTAVGIVTGGGNQIRDVTMKNVKITAAQAGGLVGMVRGEGVSFKNITGKNVELYASDESAPYSVDKLWYEQNSEVDMSVFLGGLVGKLENGGTIVNVGISDLNVHSDADTIYLIPQLDEDPLEPTLLNQYLGGIVGRAAPAMYQTAAPVNIVNTYTVGDISMPDTTYNGACKIGFLAGELALPNTSSSVVGNNYHYGKDDYLAKDMAGYMTVSEEDITDQWTNLNFGNSYTHSYRNTIGESIPEDDGVFAAAYMQTDEFAYSLSNAAHIAPPDMHSTLQDNFGTLDWSRKDDVNGGFPVFATGTLHPICRIEFSANSEYYQNASASDKEKWTSDVEETQDGIRLYLYTDYTGKLHNSSWMTTAAQIAGENYRWTYYDNGRALVFQPKSSAVFDSDRYFTLTEKKSVTVMHGFVESTDGDVFYTLDEYSSSLGEDVYFMGTPAATISSDSAWTRVPYLASYNPDERTYQYYGFQFARKVCRKDGNVTYCDYEYVQTDGTGKFYADALSEFSNGDTLYVVYESEPVNTAGGYLFVGDLHGSRFDLGVANAQMKAVDANGESLLFGAPDYLEVETSTSSAIESILRNAFNEQNTSTKSMPFSPYLVADYPPDLWNDVNGTLALVIVGASSNDGATELYTLMGSALSQLASNNLDHPFLKDTVKALESPVEIRAKMDEQVNSDNDLVYARYVWLDKDGNIDLTNLFAAVESLRQYEYDYPIYVGFLPQTAEIRYHVTFDVNYETNTDYNPLFIATTWNGKTELGATYTSENQYDQFVPSGQWYAFRTDACFVGEFSPDQYPDYDDGIYVSSFGMIEELLSNEEEQRIPYTTNKDGSKSMKLYAQWEYDVASCSDYAGYRIREEQELVWNNYVVKDNSELGNIVLQQVWMGDTLRHKSVQQDVGVTGILVPYADTNKFVFEVFADGYAGYELDGDITFTKASFDGGTPETKKLKEGDLLTIDPWELMSSNMEFSANYTYKKFNIVFETGKTDVLYGENSDSVGTYKLNAEDDAIDLPFWVYTADQCVEGWTVHSNIEIQDEPVMEGPDVNRNPDCNGEPNCEYEMPDNWAVAFDVFNFVLSKELDLQVGNRQEKYPLYAKWVDAKICVDELSYKQTKLTESENGSVAFKEIRKDSTGKVVGTQLHKFAKDGTMLLPYYVKGSSFVVQGLPAKDYILDSLVMTLDGKKYVYHEGDTLAGSITKATFAAYFMPENPTPAKFVTSKLLQSGSAIRFEFATNEFGASGASVKIVLEDDDGKAVADSVIQISKTPYEGSWDYYPLRAGTYLLTATVANRKSSDVFEQDFEVKAEIASAAEGGWRMLSLSNVVMDSVTWDDDIRFYWWDDTRNTGAFWQYQRLNRDDKVDNLTGYWYSSLEGRPLVMKKDMAAPKDPVVWKLDSVYTGWNMVANPYGWYVDLYGENSNEKKSATEKSSIEFYSWNDSLGAYQEVDVIGPYEAVWAKVTGPSQWKLPSKPAFVATVDAEGEENVVEPLKKTVELASGGKGWAIRAVLRDANGKRDSWNFMGVSESGWASEEPPSGMGDHVNLSIKDGNKSLAKSFKKAAGDSYEWTVSLEASGDRTGYLHFEGVDALRASGLKVFVTVDGTTTQMAENDTLKVSIGSMAKTATVRVAPSARTVVAQKLNGLRAFQAGNSLQVGFQVSESLAGAKAYVEILDMKGKVLSSVSGTAVSGSNALTLQTPKSGLYMVRVRVGSKQAAGSVAIK, via the coding sequence ATGGAACGTAGATTGAACCTGGCCAGCTTGATGGGCCTTGCTTTGCTACTTCTGGCAACTACAGCTACCGCCGCAAACACCGGTTCGGTGTCGGGGATGAAGTTTTGTATTAAGGTAGGGAATATGGATTATACTTACCTAGCCTTGTCCCAGCAGCCTAGCAGTTATACTCCGACAACGGAGCCTTCTACGGATGGTGGCCCGGATATTGAAGAAACCTGCTTTGATTTGTGGTACGATGAAACTAAGTCCCATACGCAAGAGGCGATGGTAGACGCCTATTCTTATTTGACGTCCTTTATATCTAGAGCACATGGTGGACTTGAATTGCTTACGGATATCGACTTTGGTGGGGTCAATAGCGATGGCTCCTGCGCCATTACTTTTAGGCCTTTGCCCAATGACAATGGCAATGGATTCTATGGAAATGGCCATACCATCAAGAACCTTTGCCTCAAGCTTGATAGCATACCGGATGATTACGAAGCGGATCTTGGCACCACTGAAATCGGTATAGGATTCTTTTCCAAGTTGAATAGCGGAAACGTAGCCGAGGTGAATTTTGAGAATGTGAACATTGAAGTCAACAACGATGCCGCTGGAAGGCTTGTGGTGGCGGGTACGGCTGTTGGCATCGTGACTGGTGGTGGAAATCAAATCCGTGATGTTACCATGAAGAATGTGAAGATTACGGCAGCCCAGGCAGGTGGTCTGGTTGGTATGGTTAGGGGAGAAGGGGTTTCCTTCAAAAATATTACTGGGAAGAATGTGGAACTTTATGCCAGCGATGAATCTGCCCCCTATTCTGTTGACAAACTTTGGTACGAACAAAATTCGGAAGTGGATATGAGTGTCTTCCTTGGCGGCCTGGTAGGTAAGCTAGAGAATGGCGGAACTATCGTCAATGTTGGTATTAGCGATTTGAATGTCCATTCAGATGCCGACACAATCTATTTGATACCTCAACTTGATGAAGATCCTCTTGAGCCAACTTTACTGAATCAGTATCTTGGTGGCATTGTCGGGCGCGCAGCGCCAGCAATGTACCAGACGGCAGCACCTGTCAACATTGTCAACACCTACACCGTGGGTGATATTTCCATGCCCGATACCACGTACAACGGGGCGTGTAAAATCGGGTTTTTGGCCGGTGAACTGGCTCTCCCCAATACCAGCAGCTCCGTTGTAGGCAACAACTACCACTATGGCAAAGATGACTATCTAGCGAAAGATATGGCCGGTTATATGACTGTGAGCGAAGAAGATATAACGGACCAGTGGACGAATTTGAACTTTGGCAATAGCTACACTCACAGTTACCGCAACACTATCGGTGAAAGTATCCCGGAGGATGATGGCGTTTTTGCGGCCGCTTATATGCAGACGGACGAATTTGCGTACAGCCTGAGTAATGCTGCTCACATTGCTCCACCGGATATGCATTCTACTCTGCAAGATAATTTTGGAACGTTGGATTGGTCCCGCAAGGACGATGTCAATGGCGGATTTCCCGTATTTGCAACAGGAACGCTTCATCCTATTTGCCGAATTGAATTTTCTGCGAATAGCGAATATTACCAGAACGCCTCTGCTTCTGACAAGGAAAAATGGACTTCTGATGTAGAGGAAACTCAGGATGGTATTCGCTTGTACCTCTATACCGACTATACGGGAAAACTCCACAATAGTTCATGGATGACTACGGCCGCCCAGATAGCAGGCGAGAACTACCGCTGGACTTATTACGATAACGGAAGGGCGTTGGTGTTTCAGCCAAAGTCTTCGGCCGTGTTTGATTCGGATAGGTACTTTACACTCACGGAAAAGAAATCGGTGACGGTGATGCATGGGTTTGTTGAATCCACCGATGGAGATGTGTTCTACACTTTGGACGAGTATTCCTCCTCTCTTGGTGAGGACGTCTACTTTATGGGAACCCCAGCGGCGACCATTTCCAGCGACAGTGCTTGGACTAGGGTGCCTTATCTGGCCTCTTATAATCCGGATGAAAGAACGTACCAGTATTACGGGTTCCAATTCGCCAGGAAGGTTTGCCGTAAAGACGGCAATGTGACTTATTGTGATTACGAATATGTGCAGACTGATGGAACAGGCAAATTCTACGCCGATGCCCTCTCGGAGTTTTCTAACGGCGATACCCTCTATGTAGTCTATGAATCCGAACCCGTGAATACGGCAGGGGGCTACCTGTTTGTTGGCGACTTGCATGGCAGTAGATTTGATTTGGGCGTTGCCAATGCTCAAATGAAGGCTGTAGATGCAAATGGAGAATCGCTTTTGTTCGGGGCTCCCGATTATCTGGAGGTGGAAACGTCAACTTCCAGTGCAATTGAGTCTATTCTTAGAAATGCCTTTAATGAACAGAACACTTCTACGAAATCCATGCCCTTCTCACCCTATCTTGTTGCAGACTATCCTCCCGATTTATGGAACGATGTGAACGGAACTCTAGCCCTGGTAATCGTGGGAGCTTCCTCAAATGATGGCGCAACAGAACTTTATACACTCATGGGGAGCGCTCTTTCGCAGCTAGCATCAAACAATCTAGATCACCCCTTCCTCAAGGATACGGTGAAGGCTTTGGAATCCCCGGTGGAAATCCGTGCCAAGATGGATGAGCAGGTCAATTCCGATAACGATTTGGTTTACGCCCGCTATGTGTGGTTGGACAAGGATGGCAACATTGACTTGACGAACTTGTTTGCTGCGGTAGAATCTCTACGGCAATATGAGTATGATTACCCGATTTATGTGGGATTCTTGCCGCAAACCGCCGAAATTCGGTATCACGTAACCTTTGATGTCAATTATGAAACCAATACTGACTATAATCCGCTCTTTATAGCGACTACCTGGAACGGTAAAACCGAACTTGGTGCTACCTATACCAGTGAAAATCAGTATGACCAATTTGTCCCATCCGGTCAATGGTATGCTTTCCGGACGGACGCTTGTTTTGTGGGAGAGTTTTCTCCGGATCAGTACCCAGATTACGATGACGGAATCTACGTGTCCAGTTTCGGCATGATTGAAGAATTGCTTAGTAACGAAGAAGAGCAGCGCATTCCCTACACGACCAATAAAGACGGCTCCAAGTCAATGAAATTGTATGCGCAATGGGAATACGATGTGGCTTCTTGTTCAGATTATGCAGGCTATCGTATTCGCGAAGAACAGGAATTGGTCTGGAACAACTATGTCGTCAAGGACAATTCCGAACTAGGGAACATCGTCTTGCAACAGGTGTGGATGGGCGATACCCTGAGGCATAAGTCTGTACAGCAAGATGTGGGCGTGACGGGAATCCTGGTGCCTTACGCCGATACCAACAAATTTGTCTTCGAGGTTTTTGCCGATGGATATGCTGGCTATGAATTGGATGGAGACATTACTTTCACCAAGGCTTCCTTTGATGGAGGGACCCCGGAGACAAAAAAACTCAAGGAAGGCGACCTGTTGACAATCGATCCGTGGGAGCTTATGTCTTCGAATATGGAATTCTCCGCCAACTACACCTACAAGAAGTTCAATATTGTTTTTGAAACCGGCAAGACCGATGTTCTTTACGGCGAGAATTCTGATTCCGTGGGAACATACAAGCTTAATGCCGAAGATGACGCCATCGATTTGCCTTTCTGGGTCTATACGGCAGACCAATGCGTAGAGGGCTGGACGGTGCACTCCAATATTGAAATTCAAGATGAACCCGTCATGGAAGGGCCCGATGTCAATAGGAACCCTGATTGTAATGGCGAACCTAATTGCGAATATGAAATGCCTGACAATTGGGCAGTGGCTTTCGATGTATTCAATTTTGTGTTGTCAAAGGAGCTGGATTTGCAAGTTGGCAACCGTCAGGAGAAATACCCCCTGTACGCCAAGTGGGTCGATGCCAAGATTTGCGTAGATGAGCTTAGCTACAAGCAGACGAAGTTGACGGAATCTGAGAACGGCTCTGTGGCGTTCAAGGAAATCCGTAAGGATTCCACCGGAAAGGTCGTCGGCACCCAACTGCACAAGTTCGCCAAGGACGGCACCATGCTCTTGCCTTACTATGTGAAGGGTTCGAGCTTTGTGGTCCAGGGCTTGCCTGCAAAGGATTACATACTGGATTCCCTGGTCATGACCTTGGATGGCAAGAAGTATGTGTATCACGAAGGGGATACCCTTGCGGGTAGCATCACCAAGGCTACTTTTGCCGCCTACTTTATGCCGGAAAATCCCACACCCGCCAAGTTCGTCACATCGAAACTGTTGCAGTCCGGTAGCGCTATCCGCTTTGAATTTGCTACCAACGAGTTTGGCGCGAGCGGCGCTTCTGTAAAGATTGTGCTGGAAGACGACGACGGGAAGGCGGTTGCGGATTCCGTGATTCAAATTTCGAAGACGCCTTACGAAGGCTCCTGGGATTACTACCCCCTGCGTGCAGGCACGTACCTGCTGACGGCCACGGTTGCAAACCGCAAGTCCTCCGATGTGTTCGAACAGGATTTCGAGGTGAAGGCCGAAATTGCTTCTGCTGCCGAAGGCGGTTGGCGCATGCTGTCGCTGTCCAACGTGGTTATGGATTCCGTGACCTGGGATGACGATATTCGCTTCTACTGGTGGGACGACACTCGGAACACGGGCGCCTTCTGGCAATACCAGAGGCTGAACCGGGACGACAAGGTGGACAACTTGACGGGTTACTGGTACAGTTCCCTGGAAGGTCGCCCGCTGGTCATGAAAAAGGACATGGCTGCTCCTAAGGACCCCGTGGTCTGGAAGTTGGATAGCGTCTATACCGGCTGGAATATGGTGGCAAACCCCTACGGCTGGTATGTGGACCTTTACGGCGAAAATTCGAACGAGAAGAAATCCGCTACCGAAAAGTCCAGTATTGAATTCTACAGCTGGAACGACAGCCTGGGTGCCTACCAGGAAGTGGATGTGATTGGTCCGTATGAGGCCGTATGGGCGAAGGTCACAGGCCCGAGCCAGTGGAAGCTGCCCTCTAAGCCTGCCTTTGTAGCGACCGTAGACGCAGAGGGCGAGGAGAATGTGGTCGAGCCCCTGAAGAAGACCGTCGAGCTCGCCTCCGGCGGCAAGGGCTGGGCGATTCGTGCCGTGCTTCGCGACGCCAATGGCAAGCGGGACAGCTGGAACTTCATGGGCGTCTCCGAGTCCGGATGGGCCTCCGAAGAGCCGCCTTCCGGCATGGGTGACCATGTGAACCTATCCATCAAGGACGGCAACAAGTCCCTGGCCAAGTCCTTCAAGAAGGCCGCCGGCGACAGCTACGAATGGACAGTCTCTCTGGAAGCCTCTGGCGACCGCACGGGCTACCTGCACTTCGAAGGTGTTGACGCTCTCAGGGCATCGGGCCTCAAGGTGTTCGTGACGGTTGACGGAACCACTACCCAGATGGCCGAGAACGACACCCTGAAGGTTTCCATCGGGAGCATGGCCAAGACGGCGACCGTCCGTGTGGCGCCCTCCGCCCGTACCGTGGTGGCCCAGAAGCTGAACGGGCTCCGTGCCTTCCAGGCGGGTAACTCCCTGCAGGTGGGTTTCCAGGTCTCCGAAAGCCTGGCCGGTGCCAAGGCCTACGTGGAAATTCTCGATATGAAGGGCAAGGTCCTGTCCTCTGTTTCGGGAACGGCCGTGTCCGGCTCCAACGCCCTGACCCTGCAGACCCCCAAGTCCGGACTCTACATGGTCCGTGTCCGCGTAGGCTCTAAGCAGGCCGCCGGTTCTGTCGCCATCAAGTGA
- a CDS encoding diguanylate cyclase: protein MQDLDQTIVTPGNTIPFRVMELHPHLIILYPQTQFKQIALEKGTVILGRGADADIRLDDELVSRKHCSLTFDGKNVTVQDLGSTNGTYVDGNPVSQMVLDSDNRLQLGKHVLKIDFKDASEEAFDRELYEAATMDPLTKISNRRNFFDRSLGELALARRNNFFVHAIMVDADHFKHVNDTWGHQCGDMVLKEIARILKEEKRESDLLARYGGEEFVLLLSGIGVEDAKKSAERLRMAVERHRFSWKDTIIPVTISLGLASKQGENIGKIEDLIAECDRLLYVAKEGGRNQVASEA, encoded by the coding sequence ATGCAGGATTTGGACCAGACCATCGTCACCCCAGGCAACACTATCCCTTTTAGGGTCATGGAGTTACACCCCCACCTGATAATCCTGTACCCCCAGACTCAATTCAAGCAGATTGCCTTGGAAAAAGGCACGGTTATCCTTGGTCGCGGTGCCGATGCCGACATCCGCCTGGACGACGAACTGGTGAGCCGCAAGCACTGCAGCCTGACCTTCGACGGCAAGAACGTCACGGTCCAGGACCTGGGCAGCACCAACGGCACCTACGTGGACGGGAATCCGGTGAGCCAGATGGTCTTGGATTCCGACAACCGCCTGCAGCTGGGCAAGCACGTGCTGAAAATCGACTTCAAGGATGCCAGCGAAGAGGCCTTTGACCGGGAACTCTACGAGGCGGCCACCATGGACCCGCTGACCAAGATTTCCAACCGCCGGAACTTCTTTGACCGGAGCCTGGGCGAGCTTGCCCTTGCCCGCCGGAACAACTTCTTTGTGCATGCCATCATGGTGGATGCCGACCACTTCAAGCACGTGAACGACACCTGGGGCCACCAGTGCGGCGACATGGTTCTGAAAGAAATCGCCCGCATTCTCAAAGAAGAAAAGCGGGAATCGGACCTGCTGGCCCGTTACGGCGGCGAAGAATTCGTGCTCTTGCTCAGCGGAATTGGCGTAGAAGACGCCAAAAAGAGCGCCGAGCGGCTCCGTATGGCGGTAGAACGCCACCGTTTCTCCTGGAAGGATACCATTATCCCCGTGACCATTTCTCTCGGGCTTGCAAGCAAGCAAGGGGAAAATATTGGGAAAATCGAGGACCTGATCGCGGAATGCGACCGTCTTTTGTACGTAGCCAAGGAAGGCGGACGGAATCAGGTGGCGAGCGAAGCGTAG
- a CDS encoding DUF4956 domain-containing protein: protein MLDLLAVQSSTANATIITLAYTLLLAFVLSSIIGWTYERTFLGLSYSRNYVQALVLSSVVAATVMQAIGDNVGRGLGMLGALSIVRFRTSFKDPRDIMFIFAALGAGIGCGVYAWGAAVGGTLAFCVVAFLLSRTGLGTKHFFDGMLRFAMPNTSEPRLETEKILRKNLKTFILITMREVNGGERIDVAYQIKLKASKPAAEVLAELSKVEGLSDIQFMMQDATTDM from the coding sequence ATGCTCGACTTATTGGCTGTTCAATCCAGTACGGCTAACGCCACTATCATTACCCTGGCCTATACGCTTTTGTTGGCCTTTGTGCTTTCGTCCATTATCGGCTGGACCTACGAACGGACCTTCCTGGGACTTTCCTACTCCAGGAACTACGTGCAGGCCCTGGTGCTCAGTTCGGTGGTGGCCGCCACGGTGATGCAGGCCATCGGCGACAACGTGGGCCGCGGTCTCGGTATGCTGGGTGCGCTATCCATTGTCCGCTTCCGCACCAGTTTCAAGGACCCCCGCGACATCATGTTCATCTTTGCGGCCTTGGGCGCTGGCATCGGTTGCGGCGTGTATGCCTGGGGCGCTGCCGTGGGCGGAACTTTGGCCTTCTGTGTCGTTGCCTTCTTGCTTTCTCGCACGGGTCTTGGCACCAAGCATTTCTTTGACGGTATGCTCCGCTTCGCCATGCCCAATACATCGGAACCCCGCCTGGAAACAGAAAAGATTTTGCGGAAAAACCTGAAGACGTTTATCTTGATAACCATGCGGGAGGTGAACGGAGGCGAGCGCATAGACGTGGCCTACCAGATAAAACTGAAGGCGTCTAAGCCTGCGGCCGAAGTCCTTGCGGAACTCTCCAAGGTGGAGGGGCTTTCTGACATCCAGTTCATGATGCAGGACGCCACCACGGACATGTAG
- a CDS encoding SLC13/DASS family transporter, translated as MTKAKFIKFIIASILAIVALFLPYESLGFDAASPMGILNPLEIRVIGVFVMAALFWILQPFPIWSTSVLVIVLMIVTMSDSSLTPFRVDGVTMISHKSIMATFANPIIMLFLGGFFLAAAATKYKMDLNLARVLLKPFGKNPKFVLLGLMLITAVFSMFMSNTATAAMMLAILAPVLKLFEPDDRGKAAFALAIPLGANIGGMGTPIGTPPNAIALGALNDAVARGDLVANPVTFGQWMAFGIPYVIILMVVAWILLLKIYPIKMKEMVLNIEGAGKFDTSPKAIIVYITFVLCVILWVTGKNVHGINDNAIAMIPMAVFALTGVITKKDLNAMSWDVLWLVAGGFALGVGLNATGLAAHLIKTIPFASWSPLALMIGCGIICLFMANFMSHTSTATLLVPILCAVGIACQDNLVGLGGVTALLVSVAFASSLGMSLPISTPPNALAHATGYTDTRGMAITGVVMGILGLVVSWIMMIFLAKISFFGTPAPKAAEAVPAAPAAVEKVAEPAEAAAPAVDSTVAVPADSAADSTVAVSADTAAKVEVTDSAAAK; from the coding sequence ATGACAAAGGCTAAATTCATCAAGTTCATCATTGCGTCGATCCTTGCGATTGTCGCCCTCTTCTTGCCCTACGAATCCCTCGGGTTCGATGCCGCAAGCCCCATGGGAATCTTGAATCCCCTCGAAATCCGCGTCATCGGCGTTTTCGTCATGGCCGCCCTTTTCTGGATTCTTCAACCGTTCCCCATTTGGTCCACGTCGGTGCTGGTCATCGTGCTCATGATCGTGACCATGTCCGACTCTTCCCTGACGCCTTTCCGGGTGGACGGCGTGACCATGATCAGCCACAAGTCCATCATGGCCACCTTCGCAAACCCCATCATCATGCTTTTCTTGGGCGGCTTTTTCCTCGCTGCTGCAGCCACCAAGTACAAGATGGACTTGAACCTGGCCCGTGTTCTCCTGAAGCCCTTCGGCAAGAACCCGAAGTTCGTGCTTCTGGGCCTTATGCTCATTACCGCCGTGTTCTCCATGTTCATGAGCAATACCGCCACCGCCGCCATGATGCTTGCCATTCTCGCCCCGGTGCTCAAGCTCTTTGAACCCGATGACCGCGGTAAGGCAGCCTTTGCCCTCGCTATTCCCCTTGGCGCCAACATCGGCGGCATGGGTACTCCTATCGGAACGCCTCCTAACGCTATCGCCCTCGGTGCCCTGAACGACGCCGTGGCCCGTGGCGACCTGGTGGCAAACCCCGTGACATTTGGCCAGTGGATGGCCTTCGGTATCCCCTACGTGATTATCCTCATGGTGGTGGCCTGGATTCTCCTCCTCAAGATTTACCCCATCAAGATGAAGGAGATGGTCCTGAACATCGAAGGGGCCGGCAAGTTTGACACCAGCCCCAAGGCGATTATCGTCTATATTACCTTTGTCCTTTGCGTGATTTTGTGGGTGACCGGTAAGAATGTCCACGGTATCAACGACAACGCCATTGCCATGATTCCTATGGCCGTGTTCGCCCTGACCGGCGTGATTACCAAGAAAGACCTGAATGCCATGAGCTGGGATGTGCTTTGGCTCGTGGCCGGTGGTTTTGCCCTGGGTGTTGGCCTCAACGCTACGGGTCTTGCCGCCCACCTTATCAAGACCATCCCGTTTGCAAGCTGGTCTCCGCTGGCCCTGATGATTGGCTGCGGCATCATCTGCCTCTTCATGGCCAACTTCATGAGCCATACTTCTACGGCCACCCTGCTTGTTCCTATTCTTTGCGCCGTGGGTATTGCCTGCCAGGACAACCTGGTCGGCCTGGGTGGCGTAACCGCTCTTCTCGTGTCTGTGGCCTTTGCAAGCTCTCTCGGCATGAGCCTGCCTATCTCTACGCCGCCTAACGCACTTGCCCACGCCACTGGCTACACCGATACCCGCGGCATGGCCATTACCGGCGTTGTCATGGGTATCCTCGGCCTGGTGGTCTCCTGGATTATGATGATTTTCCTTGCGAAGATTTCCTTCTTCGGGACTCCTGCTCCCAAGGCCGCCGAGGCTGTTCCTGCTGCCCCTGCCGCTGTTGAGAAGGTCGCTGAGCCTGCCGAAGCGGCAGCACCTGCTGTTGATAGTACCGTGGCCGTGCCTGCTGACAGTGCTGCCGACTCTACGGTCGCTGTGAGTGCCGATACCGCTGCCAAGGTTGAAGTGACAGACTCCGCCGCCGCGAAGTAA